Within Herpetosiphonaceae bacterium, the genomic segment TAGCCATCCTCTTTCTCGGCCTCCAGGTACATGCGCCGCAGCGCCTCATCGCGGTCCAGGTGCAGCGCGAAGGGATCGTCTTCGGCGGCCTTGCGACCATAGGCGCGCTCGTAGAACCGGGTCACGCCGCGCTCCTCCGCGTTTTCGCGCCCGTAGAAGAGCAGATCGCCCATCGCGAAGACCGTCTGCGGCTGCGTGTCCAGCCACCAGTTGACGAGATCGAAGTGGTGCGTCGACTTGTGGACCATCAGCCCGCCGGAGTTGCGCTTGTCGCGGTGCCAGCGCCGGAAGTAGTCCGCGCCGTGAACGGTGTCCAGCAGCCACTCGAAGTGGACCGAGAGCACCTTGCCCACGACTCCGGCCTGGAGCAGCTCCTTGACTTTCGCGTTGCGCGGCGCGTAGCGATAGTTGAATGTCACCGTCAGCTTCCGCCCGGTCGCGTTGACGGTATCGAGAATCGCCTGGCAGCGCGTCGCGTCGATCGTCATCGGCTTTTCCGTGATCACATCGCGGCCCAGCTCCATCGCCCACATGATATAGCGATGATGCGTCCGGTCGATCGACGTGACGATCACCGTGTCGACCCGCTGCTCGTCGAGCATCCGCTCGAAGTCCTGCGGCCTGTAGGTCGGCACCGGACGAGCGCTCAGCGTCTCGGCATAGTACTGATTGTAGTAGTCCATGCGTGTCTGGTTGACATCGCAGAAGGCGACCAGCTCTGCGCGCTCGCTATAATCCTTGAGGATCGCCGTAGTAAACATCCGCGACCGCGATCCCAGACCGACGATTGCATACCGCTTTCGCTCTGGCATATGTCCTGCTCCTTGCTCTTCCCGACTCCCAGGTTGGATCGGATAGTCAGCCCTTCAGGCCGCTCGTGCTGATGCCCTCGACGATGTAGCGCTGGAAGAAAATAAAGAGCGCAAAGACCGGGACCAGCGACAGCACCGACATCGCGAAGATCGCGCCCCAGTTGGTCGAGCCGGACGCATCGGCGAAGTTCTTGAGCGCCAGCGATACGGTGTAGAGCTGTGGCTTGCTCAGGTAGAGCAGCGGCCCGAAGAAATCGTCCCAGGTCCAGTAGAACGAGAAAATGGCCGACGTGATCAGTGCTGGCACGAGCAGCGGCACCATGATGCGCCAGAAGATCCCAAACTTGCTCGCGCCGTCGATCTCTGCCGCCTCGTCCAGCTCGCGCGGTATGCCCCGGATGAACTGGATCATCAAGAAGATGAAGAAGGCCTGACCAAACAGGCGCGGCACCAGCAGCGGCAGAAAGGTGTTGATCCAGTCGAGCTTGCTGAAGACAATATACTGCGGGATGATCTGGACCTGCGTTGGGAGCATCATCGTGAGCAGCATGCAGGTAAACCAAAAGCCTTTC encodes:
- a CDS encoding Gfo/Idh/MocA family oxidoreductase; translation: MPERKRYAIVGLGSRSRMFTTAILKDYSERAELVAFCDVNQTRMDYYNQYYAETLSARPVPTYRPQDFERMLDEQRVDTVIVTSIDRTHHRYIMWAMELGRDVITEKPMTIDATRCQAILDTVNATGRKLTVTFNYRYAPRNAKVKELLQAGVVGKVLSVHFEWLLDTVHGADYFRRWHRDKRNSGGLMVHKSTHHFDLVNWWLDTQPQTVFAMGDLLFYGRENAEERGVTRFYERAYGRKAAEDDPFALHLDRDEALRRMYLEAEKEDGYLRDRSVFGEGISIEDDMSVLVRYRNRAIMSYHLTAYSPWEGYRVAFNGTRGRLEYEVHENSYVSGSHRDTNLPELRDAQEVVVDEPTSILIRPQWGKPLRVEVEGGSEGGHGGGDRRMLDTIFVGGPTDPLGRAADHVAGAMSILTGVAANQSFATGLPVHVPDLVRF
- a CDS encoding carbohydrate ABC transporter permease; translation: MATLTRSRSSVTPNRFGIERPTRSSLIYHIFVGLFSVLMIYPLLWLIASSFKPRDEVFRRATALIPENPTLANYVDGWAGFGGVTFTTFFLNSFIISGLGTIAVVASSALVAYGFARLRFVGKGFWFTCMLLTMMLPTQVQIIPQYIVFSKLDWINTFLPLLVPRLFGQAFFIFLMIQFIRGIPRELDEAAEIDGASKFGIFWRIMVPLLVPALITSAIFSFYWTWDDFFGPLLYLSKPQLYTVSLALKNFADASGSTNWGAIFAMSVLSLVPVFALFIFFQRYIVEGISTSGLKG